One genomic window of Paenisporosarcina antarctica includes the following:
- the rpoN gene encoding RNA polymerase factor sigma-54 yields MELVLKQRQELNLIMTLELRQAIELLQYTTYELYQFIREQELENPLIDLVEQKNASLNEEKSNGNLKSISPTKMTVDLVSSNDMSMRNMLLEQAKLLFKDVQDQKIISYIIHNLDDSGYLHLNQIEPFPYGEFEESEIDRGIELLQQVGPTGIGARNLKECLLLQITIDFPKEELAKCLVQNYLELLANKKWNDIAARMNITMTQVKDINDFILTLNPRPCSSISDFSIEYLNPDIIVEIKETEISFYLNDSYLPKINFNNEYTSLLNNKDETSKYINDKYTSYQWLLSSIEQRRQTIMKIVKVIINKQERFFKDGFMSLEPLTLKEVAEEIGMHESTVSRATMNKVIQTPKGTFDLKMFFTSKLETVDGNSVSQTKVKRLLETYIAKENKFKPLSDQKIASYFNDEKGITISRRTISKYREELKIPSSSNRKEIKV; encoded by the coding sequence ATGGAACTCGTTCTCAAACAAAGACAAGAACTTAATCTAATAATGACACTCGAGTTAAGACAAGCCATTGAATTATTACAATACACTACTTATGAACTGTACCAATTTATAAGAGAACAAGAGTTGGAAAACCCCTTAATTGATTTAGTAGAACAAAAGAATGCTTCTTTGAATGAAGAAAAATCTAATGGGAACTTGAAGTCAATTAGCCCCACTAAAATGACAGTGGATTTAGTATCAAGTAATGATATGAGTATGAGAAATATGTTATTAGAACAAGCAAAATTGTTATTTAAGGATGTTCAAGATCAAAAAATTATTAGCTATATCATTCATAATCTTGACGATAGTGGCTATTTACATCTCAATCAAATTGAACCATTTCCTTATGGAGAGTTTGAAGAAAGTGAAATTGACAGAGGAATTGAGCTTCTTCAACAAGTTGGTCCTACTGGGATAGGCGCAAGGAATTTGAAGGAATGTTTACTATTGCAAATTACAATTGATTTTCCAAAAGAAGAATTAGCTAAATGTCTAGTTCAGAATTATTTGGAACTTTTAGCGAATAAAAAATGGAATGATATAGCTGCACGCATGAACATAACTATGACCCAGGTAAAAGATATTAACGACTTTATTCTGACTCTTAATCCTAGACCATGTTCTAGCATTTCAGACTTCTCAATAGAATATTTGAATCCTGATATTATTGTAGAAATTAAAGAAACGGAGATATCTTTTTATTTAAATGATAGTTATTTGCCTAAAATTAATTTTAATAATGAATATACAAGTTTACTAAATAATAAGGATGAGACTTCAAAGTATATTAATGATAAATATACTAGTTATCAATGGTTGTTAAGCAGTATAGAACAGCGACGTCAAACGATAATGAAAATAGTGAAGGTCATTATTAATAAACAAGAAAGATTTTTTAAAGACGGATTTATGTCACTTGAACCATTAACTTTAAAAGAAGTTGCGGAAGAAATAGGCATGCACGAGTCTACTGTAAGTAGGGCTACTATGAATAAAGTTATTCAAACACCAAAAGGAACTTTTGACCTTAAGATGTTCTTTACGTCAAAGTTAGAAACCGTAGACGGAAATTCCGTATCTCAAACGAAGGTAAAAAGACTATTAGAAACTTATATTGCGAAAGAAAATAAATTCAAACCGTTGTCAGATCAAAAAATTGCTAGTTATTTTAATGATGAAAAAGGAATTACCATTTCTAGACGTACGATTAGTAAGTATCGGGAAGAACTAAAAATCCCCTCTTCAAGTAACAGAAAAGAGATAAAAGTATGA
- a CDS encoding carbon starvation CstA family protein: MYTFLGGIILLIVGYFTYGKFVEKMFGVKEDRTTPAYVNKDDVDYVPMSTKKNALIQLLNIAGVGPIFGPIMGALYGPVAFIWIVFGAIFAGAVHDYLTGMISIRNRGAHLPELAGKFLGKIMKHVVNVFAILLLLLVGTVFVSSPATLIYNLMDGWMAMGAIVAVIFMYYILATLLPIDKIIGRFYPIFGALLIISAVGVLVQLVLTGAPIPELTFKNMHPDNLPIFPLLFLTISCGALSGFHATQTPIISRTTQSEKQGRKIFYGMMIAEGVIAMIWAAAAMSLFNGYDGLNDMLANGGPAAIVSEASILLLGSIGGTLAIIGVIILPITSGDTAFRSARMIIADYFNLAQKKMTSRLWIALPLFVLSFALTKIDFTLLWRYFSWANQSTAAIALWVGAMYLFIAKKNYWIAMIPAIFITMATTTYIINAPIGFGLSLNAAYIGATIITLLIIVLFFNAAKKNRAANIPLEEDISKWSDSK, encoded by the coding sequence ATGTATACATTTCTTGGAGGTATAATTCTATTAATCGTAGGTTACTTCACGTATGGTAAATTTGTTGAAAAGATGTTTGGTGTAAAAGAGGATCGGACAACACCTGCCTATGTTAATAAAGATGATGTGGACTATGTACCAATGTCTACCAAAAAGAACGCATTAATTCAATTGTTAAATATTGCTGGTGTTGGGCCGATTTTTGGACCTATCATGGGCGCACTTTATGGACCAGTCGCATTTATTTGGATTGTGTTCGGTGCAATTTTTGCAGGAGCGGTACATGATTATTTAACTGGAATGATTTCAATCCGTAATCGTGGAGCACATCTTCCTGAACTAGCAGGGAAATTTTTAGGGAAAATAATGAAACATGTCGTAAACGTATTCGCTATTTTACTTCTTCTATTAGTAGGAACTGTATTTGTATCATCTCCAGCAACTTTAATTTATAACTTAATGGATGGCTGGATGGCGATGGGTGCGATAGTTGCTGTAATATTCATGTACTACATATTGGCAACATTACTACCAATTGATAAAATTATCGGACGATTTTACCCGATTTTTGGCGCGTTGCTGATAATTAGTGCAGTGGGTGTCTTGGTTCAACTGGTACTTACTGGTGCTCCAATTCCAGAATTAACATTTAAGAACATGCATCCTGATAACCTTCCAATCTTCCCACTCCTATTCTTGACGATTTCTTGTGGGGCTCTATCTGGATTCCATGCAACGCAAACTCCTATCATTTCTCGTACGACTCAAAGCGAGAAACAAGGCCGAAAAATTTTCTATGGAATGATGATTGCAGAAGGAGTTATCGCTATGATCTGGGCGGCAGCTGCTATGAGTCTTTTCAACGGCTATGACGGATTAAACGATATGCTTGCGAACGGCGGACCAGCTGCAATTGTAAGTGAAGCTTCTATATTATTACTTGGTTCAATTGGGGGCACATTAGCTATAATTGGTGTCATCATTTTACCGATTACTTCAGGAGATACGGCTTTCCGAAGCGCTCGAATGATTATCGCAGATTATTTCAACCTAGCACAAAAGAAAATGACGAGTCGCTTGTGGATAGCACTTCCACTATTCGTGCTATCTTTTGCACTTACGAAAATTGACTTCACATTATTATGGAGATATTTCTCTTGGGCAAACCAATCCACAGCCGCTATTGCTTTGTGGGTCGGAGCTATGTACTTGTTCATTGCTAAGAAAAACTATTGGATTGCCATGATACCAGCTATATTTATTACAATGGCAACAACCACATACATCATCAATGCTCCAATTGGATTTGGTTTATCACTAAATGCGGCATATATTGGTGCAACCATCATTACTCTACTCATTATCGTTTTATTCTTTAATGCAGCTAAGAAGAATCGTGCTGCTAATATCCCTCTTGAAGAAGATATTTCTAAATGGAGTGATTCAAAGTAA
- a CDS encoding LytR/AlgR family response regulator transcription factor, producing the protein MGKLIRVLVVDDEHYSRDELKHLLGEYPSVEIVGEADSGEDAIVKTLQYQPDVIFLDVEMPKMNGMEVARALMEFKKSPLVVFSTAYPQFAVEAFRYEAIDYILKPYDQEQLQQTIQRIEKLLTPPNDIEVTKPLGKLAVEVDGEIFYIEPKEIIYIYRDEKVSKIITTSQEFEVRTPLKELESRLLPFSFFRIHKSFLVNLTFVTRLTPWFNGAYQLEIEGREEMLSVSRNYIKTLRGRLEI; encoded by the coding sequence ATGGGAAAACTGATTCGTGTTTTGGTTGTGGATGATGAACATTATAGCCGCGATGAGCTCAAGCATTTATTAGGAGAGTATCCATCAGTAGAGATTGTTGGGGAGGCTGATTCTGGTGAAGATGCCATCGTAAAAACACTGCAATATCAGCCCGATGTTATTTTTCTAGATGTAGAAATGCCCAAAATGAACGGTATGGAAGTAGCAAGAGCACTAATGGAGTTTAAAAAAAGTCCATTAGTTGTGTTTTCAACAGCCTATCCCCAATTTGCAGTCGAAGCATTTCGCTATGAAGCAATTGATTATATATTGAAACCGTATGATCAAGAACAATTGCAACAGACCATTCAGCGAATTGAAAAATTACTTACACCCCCTAATGATATTGAGGTTACTAAACCGTTGGGGAAATTAGCAGTTGAGGTAGATGGAGAAATTTTTTATATAGAACCTAAGGAAATCATTTATATATATCGGGATGAAAAAGTATCGAAAATTATTACAACTTCACAAGAGTTTGAAGTGCGAACACCCTTAAAGGAGTTGGAAAGTCGTTTACTCCCTTTCTCTTTTTTTCGAATCCACAAGAGTTTCCTCGTAAATTTAACTTTTGTAACGCGTTTAACTCCATGGTTTAACGGTGCGTACCAACTTGAAATAGAAGGAAGGGAGGAAATGCTCTCTGTTAGCCGTAATTATATAAAGACACTTAGAGGGCGTCTTGAAATATAA
- a CDS encoding sensor histidine kinase, with protein MTELFLTMLERIGIIVMIAFVLTRLPFFRQMIYQDKFGRKQQFSAILFFGFFGIIGTYTGVSLDINTQEFDRWTGAVGLSNDEAIANTRVIGVVIAGLLGGYKVGIGAGLIAGIHRFTLGGYTALACGLAAIIAGILSGIFHRKDSRNKISNAFFIGAAAETIQMLIILLVAKPYEKALTLIEVIGIPMILANGVGCALFLLIIKSVFNEEEKAGAMQAQKTLRIADQTLVHLRKGMDFESAEAVCRILHKEIESSAVAMTSQVSILAHIGIGDDHHRAYAPIQSELTWESIQKGELIVSHNRSIRCLNENCPLGTAVIAPLKQRGETIGTLKFYFTSEKKVTNVTLELISGLSMLLSTQLEIAEADKAYQLAKEAEIKALQAQISPHFLFNTLNTIVSLVRIEPVKARKLLISLSHFLRQNLTVTTETLTTLEQELKHVKAYLEIEEVRYVDRLVVEYNIDDNVLLESIPPLTLQPIVENAVKHGIKNKSNNCLIKISIQKMDALTIVCIEDNGQGISPERIKLLGMQQAVSDNGTGIGLYNVNRRLTIMFGVKSALRFESKQNEGTKVSFILG; from the coding sequence ATGACTGAACTTTTTTTAACGATGCTTGAACGTATTGGAATTATTGTGATGATCGCCTTCGTGTTAACTCGGCTTCCATTTTTCAGGCAAATGATTTATCAAGATAAATTTGGACGTAAACAGCAGTTTTCTGCTATTTTATTTTTTGGCTTTTTTGGCATTATCGGTACGTATACAGGAGTTTCTCTTGACATAAATACTCAGGAATTTGACCGTTGGACAGGGGCGGTGGGATTAAGCAATGATGAAGCGATTGCTAACACACGCGTTATTGGCGTGGTGATAGCGGGATTACTTGGCGGCTATAAAGTTGGAATTGGCGCTGGACTTATTGCTGGCATACATCGCTTTACCCTAGGGGGATATACAGCACTTGCTTGTGGACTTGCAGCCATTATTGCTGGTATTCTCTCTGGTATATTTCATCGTAAAGACAGTAGAAACAAAATAAGCAATGCCTTTTTCATTGGAGCTGCTGCAGAGACAATTCAGATGTTAATTATTTTATTGGTGGCTAAACCATACGAAAAAGCGCTCACACTCATAGAAGTTATTGGGATCCCTATGATTCTTGCAAATGGAGTGGGGTGTGCGCTTTTCCTACTTATCATTAAAAGTGTTTTTAATGAGGAAGAAAAAGCAGGTGCTATGCAAGCTCAGAAAACACTGAGAATTGCTGATCAGACTCTTGTTCATTTGAGGAAAGGAATGGACTTCGAATCTGCTGAGGCTGTTTGTCGAATTTTACATAAGGAAATAGAATCAAGCGCAGTTGCGATGACAAGCCAAGTAAGCATATTGGCTCATATAGGAATTGGGGATGACCATCATCGAGCGTATGCACCAATTCAGAGTGAATTAACATGGGAATCCATTCAAAAAGGTGAGCTTATCGTTTCGCACAATCGTTCGATTCGTTGCTTAAATGAAAATTGTCCACTTGGTACCGCAGTCATTGCTCCATTAAAACAGCGTGGTGAAACAATAGGAACGTTGAAATTTTACTTTACTTCAGAAAAAAAGGTTACGAACGTCACCTTAGAACTCATTTCTGGCCTTAGTATGCTTCTAAGTACTCAACTAGAAATTGCGGAAGCTGATAAGGCGTATCAGCTCGCAAAGGAAGCTGAAATTAAAGCGCTGCAAGCACAAATTAGTCCACATTTTCTATTTAATACATTAAATACAATTGTCTCTCTCGTAAGAATTGAACCAGTAAAGGCTAGAAAATTACTCATTTCACTCTCTCACTTTTTACGGCAAAACCTTACTGTTACAACCGAGACATTAACTACACTTGAGCAAGAGTTAAAGCACGTTAAAGCTTATCTAGAGATCGAAGAAGTACGTTATGTTGATCGGCTCGTTGTGGAATACAACATAGATGACAATGTGTTATTGGAAAGTATTCCTCCTCTTACTCTGCAGCCGATTGTTGAAAATGCAGTCAAACATGGAATTAAAAATAAAAGCAACAACTGTTTGATTAAAATCAGCATACAAAAAATGGATGCACTTACGATTGTATGTATCGAAGATAATGGGCAAGGTATAAGCCCGGAACGAATTAAGCTTTTAGGTATGCAACAAGCAGTTTCAGATAATGGAACAGGAATAGGACTTTATAATGTTAATAGAAGATTAACCATTATGTTTGGTGTGAAAAGTGCTCTTCGTTTTGAGAGCAAACAAAATGAAGGCACAAAAGTATCATTTATTCTAGGGTAA
- a CDS encoding SLC13 family permease — protein MITSTWNWLWDKHDQAKDTIKFFAKPGSAISRDRDRAEDAGSYDERNKKRSYNTPQLIGLFLGPLLFVLTLLFFNPDGLPPEAKAILASTLWIATWWITEAIPIPVTSLLPIILFPISNGLDVGATTSAYGNDTIFLFMGGFMIALTMEKWNLHKRIALTIISLIGTNTERIILGFMIATGFLSMWISNTATAMMMVPIGLAIIYQVQDALKDDDSIDTSKENFGFGKALMLGIAYSASLGGIATLIGTPPNTLLAGAVNEIYGIEITFAQWMLFGVPFAWIFIFIAWYYLIKVAYPQKMKQLPGGNAVIQEEKTNLGKASYEEKVIFIVFVLAALAWITRSFLLVQFVPNLNDAMVGLIAAIILFIIPSKNRKGDHLLDWATAVKLPWGILLLFGGGLAIAAGFTSSGLSDWIGGQLTGLQGVNVLLVVLVVAALVLFLTEITSNTATASMMFPIMASLAVALSIHPYALLVTAAVAASCAFMLPVATPPNAVVFGSGYLRIADMARAGLALNVFGIFFVGLAVFYFLPLVWGIDLMSIPDKFTK, from the coding sequence TTGATTACATCAACTTGGAATTGGCTTTGGGACAAGCATGACCAGGCGAAAGACACCATCAAGTTTTTTGCAAAGCCTGGTTCTGCAATATCTAGAGATAGAGATCGTGCAGAAGACGCAGGCTCATATGATGAACGTAATAAGAAACGGAGTTACAACACACCGCAATTGATCGGGTTATTTTTAGGACCGTTATTGTTTGTATTAACTTTGCTGTTCTTTAATCCAGATGGTTTACCACCAGAGGCAAAAGCCATTCTAGCGAGTACGCTGTGGATTGCGACTTGGTGGATTACTGAAGCGATTCCTATTCCGGTCACTTCATTATTGCCGATTATATTATTTCCGATTTCAAATGGACTAGATGTAGGGGCGACAACTTCGGCTTACGGAAATGATACGATTTTCTTGTTCATGGGTGGGTTTATGATTGCCTTAACAATGGAAAAGTGGAATCTACATAAAAGAATTGCGTTGACGATTATCTCACTTATTGGAACGAATACAGAAAGAATTATTCTTGGCTTCATGATTGCTACTGGCTTTTTATCGATGTGGATTTCCAATACTGCAACAGCCATGATGATGGTGCCAATTGGCTTGGCTATCATTTATCAAGTACAAGATGCACTAAAAGATGATGACTCGATCGATACTTCCAAAGAAAATTTCGGATTTGGTAAAGCACTGATGCTCGGGATTGCATACTCTGCTTCTCTTGGAGGCATAGCGACATTGATCGGAACACCACCGAATACACTGCTAGCGGGCGCGGTCAACGAAATTTACGGCATTGAAATTACCTTTGCTCAGTGGATGCTTTTCGGAGTTCCATTCGCTTGGATATTTATTTTTATTGCTTGGTATTATTTAATAAAAGTAGCATATCCACAAAAAATGAAACAGCTACCAGGTGGAAACGCTGTAATTCAAGAAGAGAAAACGAATTTGGGCAAGGCTTCGTATGAAGAAAAAGTGATTTTCATCGTGTTTGTATTGGCGGCACTTGCGTGGATTACGCGGTCGTTCTTGCTAGTACAATTCGTCCCAAATTTGAATGATGCGATGGTCGGCTTAATTGCAGCAATTATCCTGTTCATCATACCTTCGAAAAACAGAAAAGGAGATCACTTGCTCGATTGGGCAACTGCGGTTAAATTACCTTGGGGAATCTTGCTATTATTCGGAGGTGGGCTCGCAATTGCAGCTGGTTTTACAAGTTCAGGACTATCAGACTGGATCGGTGGACAATTAACAGGTTTACAAGGCGTAAATGTATTGTTAGTGGTTTTAGTTGTAGCAGCACTTGTGTTATTCCTAACTGAAATCACATCTAATACTGCTACAGCTTCAATGATGTTCCCGATTATGGCATCACTTGCTGTTGCACTTAGTATCCATCCGTATGCATTATTAGTAACAGCTGCGGTTGCAGCCTCATGTGCATTTATGCTGCCAGTAGCAACGCCACCGAACGCGGTCGTATTCGGTTCAGGTTACTTGCGTATTGCAGACATGGCAAGAGCTGGTTTAGCACTCAATGTATTTGGCATTTTCTTTGTAGGCTTGGCAGTATTCTACTTCTTACCACTCGTATGGGGAATTGACTTAATGTCGATACCGGACAAGTTTACTAAATAA
- a CDS encoding hotdog fold thioesterase, whose product MEMKPLEETIIGLLGIEFGEVSENRVTATMPVNASTHQIFGQLHGGASVVLAESVASVGSLYLIDQAKETAVGLEINANHIRGKKDGIVTAIGTPLHKGRTTMVWEIKIVDEEEKLICVSRCTVAIVKLK is encoded by the coding sequence ATGGAAATGAAACCACTAGAAGAAACAATTATAGGCTTATTAGGCATTGAATTTGGGGAAGTGTCTGAGAATCGTGTCACTGCCACGATGCCGGTTAACGCGTCAACGCATCAGATTTTTGGCCAGCTTCATGGAGGAGCATCGGTTGTCTTAGCGGAATCAGTTGCGAGTGTTGGAAGTTTGTATTTAATTGATCAAGCAAAAGAAACAGCCGTTGGGCTAGAAATTAATGCAAATCATATCCGTGGCAAAAAGGATGGAATCGTCACGGCTATAGGAACACCACTACATAAAGGACGTACAACTATGGTGTGGGAAATTAAAATTGTCGATGAAGAAGAAAAGTTGATTTGTGTGTCTAGATGCACTGTGGCAATAGTGAAATTGAAATGA
- a CDS encoding fatty acid--CoA ligase, protein MYATLGSIFDQTVSKFPNREAIVDLKRGQSWTYGEWGTEVNRLANALIDSGVGKGDRVSTFLFNTSELSTTLFACAKIGAIFNPINFRLKSEELAYILKDASPKIVLFEEQLRDQVTSIQSEFPTIQFWFINDDKPNYAKSYHEEVEKAQATHPTVEVDEMDTYAIMYTSGTTGRPKGVIHRHRDMTEQSLICIALLNYTKNDIGLVTAPMFHCAELHCCVIPRVHAGATNIIMHQFNPQTALETIEKEQVTVMFAVPTMWSMMAELEGAASKVGTLQRGLYGAAPMAPVLVKKVKDILGINLIQAYGQTEMGPAITFLAEDEQLTKVGSAGKPAYNHEIRIVMPNENGPSEPDNILKPGEVGEIIVKGPCMMAGYFNLKEATEKALYKGWYHSSDLGFMDEDGYLYVADRVDDMIISGGENIYPREVEDVLHEHESVQDVAVLGIPDEKWGESVLAFIVTKDPTLTIEELEQFCKGNTKLAGYKRPRSYKFVEELPRNASGKIQKFLLREQRVESANH, encoded by the coding sequence ATGTATGCGACTTTAGGCAGTATATTCGATCAGACAGTAAGTAAATTTCCAAACAGAGAAGCAATCGTTGACTTGAAAAGAGGTCAAAGCTGGACGTATGGAGAGTGGGGAACTGAGGTAAATCGATTGGCCAATGCGCTGATTGATTCAGGTGTCGGAAAAGGTGACAGGGTTTCGACGTTCCTCTTTAATACAAGTGAATTATCCACGACATTATTTGCATGTGCAAAAATCGGAGCCATTTTCAATCCAATTAATTTCCGCCTAAAATCAGAAGAACTGGCTTATATTTTAAAGGATGCAAGTCCAAAAATTGTCCTGTTTGAAGAACAATTAAGAGATCAGGTAACTTCGATTCAATCGGAATTTCCCACTATACAATTTTGGTTTATTAATGATGATAAGCCGAATTACGCTAAAAGCTACCATGAAGAAGTAGAAAAAGCACAGGCGACGCACCCTACTGTTGAAGTAGATGAAATGGATACCTATGCCATTATGTATACGAGTGGGACGACAGGACGACCTAAGGGAGTTATTCATCGCCATAGAGATATGACCGAACAAAGTCTAATCTGTATTGCTTTATTAAATTACACTAAAAATGATATAGGGCTTGTCACGGCACCTATGTTTCATTGTGCTGAATTGCATTGTTGTGTCATTCCTCGTGTTCATGCTGGGGCAACGAATATCATTATGCATCAATTCAATCCGCAAACTGCATTGGAAACGATTGAAAAGGAACAAGTTACCGTCATGTTCGCGGTTCCGACCATGTGGAGTATGATGGCGGAGCTTGAGGGGGCAGCGTCCAAAGTTGGAACGTTGCAGCGCGGCTTATACGGAGCTGCACCAATGGCTCCTGTCCTGGTAAAGAAAGTAAAAGATATTTTAGGAATTAATTTAATTCAAGCATACGGTCAAACAGAAATGGGACCAGCTATTACATTCCTTGCTGAAGATGAACAGCTGACAAAAGTCGGCTCTGCGGGAAAACCAGCATATAATCACGAAATTCGAATTGTTATGCCTAATGAAAACGGTCCTTCTGAGCCGGACAATATTTTGAAACCAGGAGAAGTCGGTGAAATCATTGTCAAAGGACCTTGCATGATGGCAGGGTATTTTAATCTGAAGGAAGCAACTGAAAAAGCCTTGTATAAAGGGTGGTACCACTCTAGCGATCTAGGGTTCATGGATGAAGATGGCTATTTGTATGTGGCGGATAGAGTGGATGATATGATCATCAGCGGTGGCGAAAACATTTACCCGAGAGAAGTAGAAGATGTTTTACACGAACATGAATCGGTTCAGGATGTAGCCGTTTTGGGGATTCCCGACGAGAAATGGGGAGAATCCGTGCTTGCGTTTATTGTCACGAAAGATCCGACACTTACTATAGAAGAACTTGAACAATTCTGTAAAGGAAACACTAAATTAGCAGGTTATAAACGTCCAAGAAGTTATAAATTTGTAGAGGAACTTCCTCGTAATGCAAGTGGTAAAATTCAAAAATTCCTGTTAAGGGAACAAAGAGTAGAAAGCGCCAACCACTAA